acgaatttttaaaacttaatcggcgaaaattgcaaaatacggaaaaattgtcgattatttcaaaaatttatttctcaaaaactaaaagtgatttttcaaaacggctttttgcattaaaaagaggatactttaattaataattggtgatattttcacaagaatccttcaaaaaattaattttatagcgaatttttaaaattatcgatgaaaattgcaacatcgaaaattttatcaaaacttcaaatattgttttctcaaaaactaaaagttatttttcaaaacgggttggttcattggaaagaggacatttttattaacactttgggaaatttttatactcatattccaagaaatggattttatacgaatttttaaaacttattcgacgaaaattgaaaaaattgtcgatcatttcaaaaatttatttctcaagaactgaaagtgatgtttcaaaacggatttttattaagaagaggatactttgattaataatcgaaagtgataacagcgacagttgttagtaatgaatgtgatgataaaaaatttgctgaacaaattaagttaaaacattgtttttcttcacaaactgaatgttaattaatttttttttctattaaatccTACAAGAgtttaaaaagtaaacaaaactatagtagctaaatctttcaaaaattgaaacaaagtctaataaatttaaatattacaaataaaccCCAATTGATTAACAGCAACAAGTGTTTACTCAAAAAGAGTCCACATCATTGCTCCAGAGCATGCTGAGAATGAGACGGTAGTAGCTTGTGGAAATGCGTTAAGACAAGCCATTCCACccatgattttatttaaaggtAAACGACAAAAACCAGAATGGCTAAATTCTATGCCACACGGAGCAGTAAATATAGAccgataataattatataagtACATAGCGTATTATATAAATGGCGATTTTAAATTGAGAAGTAAAGTAATTGAGTTTTCCTCGATAAATCATTTGATTAATACTTAcctataatttaaatatttttatcgttatcaaataaaaatatgaattggAGGTGAATACATTCACTAAAAGTATGCAATGTATCTCCTCCGTGTTTACCTTGATCTAAATAGGAAaggtatattatttattaaacactAACAAGGAAGTAACACTTCCTAATATTTCTTAATTGAatctatttaataaaataatattatataatttgaaTAGTTTTCCTACCTTTAGATAGTGCTCTGGCGCATAACtcgaaactaaaataaatgatgaaaaatagTTCACAGAAATTCattattaatgtaaatttattaaagcaaatttattaatgtttcgaAGATCCATAAATATAGGATAAATTTTCGCGCTCACTCAAaactatatatttatttacgaAGAACTATTTGCGAGAAATTGCGACGTTGTTACGCACCTCTTATCTTCCACCTCTCTGAAGAAACTGTCCGTATTCAGCCAATTTAAGAAACGTCCAACCAACCGTAAATACTTGTCGATTATGCAATGGATTATGTTTGGTCTTCTAAGGTCAGTTGTTTtcttaaattgaaatttatataaaaaagctttttattgcttaatgcttaattaattaatttcgtggttttcaaagattttttgaGAATAATAGACGATGTTTTCTCTGTGTCATGTGGTTATAAAATAGAAAGATTgaacatttctttaaaataggAAGTCTTTTGAAAGACATAATCTTAACACTAATGATTCAAAACTTTCACCAAGCCACGCTAAGCTTATTACATCAGATACGCAagtaacgttttttttttgtgttccTTTCAAAACTATATCACCACAAAATGACGAAGCGtttctttgaaattttttaaaattgggtgttatttcaaaattaaacctTCCTCCAAGGGCAACAAACGGATATATTAtacagttaatttaaaatatctgtGTGTTACCCCCCATTACTATTTAAACcttaattataattacaattttattaactaaCATGACATCTGTATAAATATGTTACaaacatttaaagaaaatagctacgtttttatacaataaattatgttcaatttgaaaaaaatcaatacaaaTTCACTCAAGAAACAACTTGAATATCACAATTACAAAATGGttaaaaatttggattttaaGCATTACTGGTTCCAGAGCGAGCCCTATTTTGCATTTGGGCGTTTAAAATCATCAGCTTTTCTCCCAATTTCGCGTTGTGATCTTTTAAATGTCTTATTAAATCAGCCTAAAACAATGAATTAAGtaatgttttataattaatgaatgaaaCAAACCTGTTTTTCAATGAAATCAAAAAACTTATCCCCTCGTTGTCTATAACCTATTTCACCATGAGCAAAAGAATCAACTGATGAACAAGCGTTCCATTCTTCTTTTTGAACATCAGGAGGAGGTTTTTGAACGTTAAATTTAGCAACAAgaactgaaaataaatttgaatttattaataaaaatatattttgatttaaatagtttttttcttgtttcaaaGTTGCCTAATATGCTAACTTCACTATTaattaactgtcaaatttaaaagtgaCTTACCAATGTATCTGATGTCAATTAAAGCAATAACACAAAACTGAACGGTCAAGGTAAGACAAATATATCCAATAGGTGAAAAAAAAGTTCCATTTAAACAGTTTTTGGTGAAATTATCTCCATAATAATGTTGCATCAAAGTTTGCAATAATGCAACACAAGCAACCATCAAACTGACCATGTATAATGGTAACCTATAAAGTACTTgtgttttcttataaaaatccaaataacCATTCATTCGTAAAGCATAATGTTTCATTCGTAATATTTGATcaataaccttaaaaaaaaaaattaaaaaaaaaatttttttttagctaaTTAAATCTTACTAAAGTTAAAAGCCATAATCCTAGTTCAATATAAATCAACGTAAAGTACTCTCGGCAATTAGAATCTTTTTCCGGGTGAATTATAGTATAAATAATGGCTGTTATTTCAAGTCCTAAAGTCGTAATTAGATGTAACGTTATTACCGGGATACTCCTCAACGGTTTAAAAACACCATAAGACTCCAAAATCGGTTCCAAATATTCCCTTTCATCCATATTTTGCGATTCACTGAAAAACGTTGCTCCCTAATCCAAACACAAAAAGATAACAAtaaacctaacctcacttttggaACTGTCAAAAACGAAgtcagtttttttttacttacacCCGAATTCGTGTT
This genomic stretch from Onthophagus taurus isolate NC chromosome 7, IU_Otau_3.0, whole genome shotgun sequence harbors:
- the LOC111423787 gene encoding transmembrane protein 192 isoform X1; its protein translation is MVSLTRSLNTNSGVSKKKLTSFLTVPKVSESQNMDEREYLEPILESYGVFKPLRSIPVITLHLITTLGLEITAIIYTIIHPEKDSNCREYFTLIYIELGLWLLTLVIDQILRMKHYALRMNGYLDFYKKTQVLYRLPLYMVSLMVACVALLQTLMQHYYGDNFTKNCLNGTFFSPIGYICLTLTVQFCVIALIDIRYIVLVAKFNVQKPPPDVQKEEWNACSSVDSFAHGEIGYRQRGDKFFDFIEKQADLIRHLKDHNAKLGEKLMILNAQMQNRARSGTSNA
- the LOC111423787 gene encoding transmembrane protein 192 isoform X4, whose product is MDEREYLEPILESYGVFKPLRSIPVITLHLITTLGLEITAIIYTIIHPEKDSNCREYFTLIYIELGLWLLTLVIDQILRMKHYALRMNGYLDFYKKTQVLYRLPLYMVSLMVACVALLQTLMQHYYGDNFTKNCLNGTFFSPIGYICLTLTVQFCVIALIDIRYIVLVAKFNVQKPPPDVQKEEWNACSSVDSFAHGEIGYRQRGDKFFDFIEKQADLIRHLKDHNAKLGEKLMILNAQMQNRARSGTSNA
- the LOC111423787 gene encoding transmembrane protein 192 isoform X3, yielding MKINLMGATFFSESQNMDEREYLEPILESYGVFKPLRSIPVITLHLITTLGLEITAIIYTIIHPEKDSNCREYFTLIYIELGLWLLTLVIDQILRMKHYALRMNGYLDFYKKTQVLYRLPLYMVSLMVACVALLQTLMQHYYGDNFTKNCLNGTFFSPIGYICLTLTVQFCVIALIDIRYIVLVAKFNVQKPPPDVQKEEWNACSSVDSFAHGEIGYRQRGDKFFDFIEKQADLIRHLKDHNAKLGEKLMILNAQMQNRARSGTSNA
- the LOC111423787 gene encoding transmembrane protein 192 isoform X2 translates to MVSLTRSLNTNSGGATFFSESQNMDEREYLEPILESYGVFKPLRSIPVITLHLITTLGLEITAIIYTIIHPEKDSNCREYFTLIYIELGLWLLTLVIDQILRMKHYALRMNGYLDFYKKTQVLYRLPLYMVSLMVACVALLQTLMQHYYGDNFTKNCLNGTFFSPIGYICLTLTVQFCVIALIDIRYIVLVAKFNVQKPPPDVQKEEWNACSSVDSFAHGEIGYRQRGDKFFDFIEKQADLIRHLKDHNAKLGEKLMILNAQMQNRARSGTSNA